From the genome of Frateuria soli:
GATCTCGCGCGCCAGCGACTTGGAGAAGGCGATGATGCCGGCCTTGGCCGCGGCGTAATTGGCCTGGCCGGGGTTGCCGGTGAGGCCGATCACCGAGGCGATCGAGATGATGCGTCCCTTCTTCGCTTTCATCATCCCGCGCATTACCGCCTTGGAGGTGCGGTAGACCGAGGTCAGGTTGGTATCGATGATCGCCTGCCAGTCTTCGTCCTTCATGCGCATCAACAGCTGGTCGCGCGTGATGCCGGCATTGTTGACCAGGATCGAGACCGGGCCGTGCTCCTTGGCGATCGCGTCGATCAGCGCCTCGACCGCGGCACCATCGGTCACGTCCAGCACGCGGCCGTGGCCACCCTTCGCAGCCAGGCGCTCGCCGACGGCCCTGGCCCCGTTCTCGCTGGTGGCCGTACCGATCACCGTGGCGCCCATGGCCGCCAGCTCGTCGGCGATCGCTGCGCCGATACCGCGACTTGCGCCGGTGACCAGCGCGATTTCTCCTTGCAGGATATTGCTCATCGTCTTGCCCTTTCGGAAGCGAGGAAGGTTTTTCGCAGGAGCCCACTTGTGGGCGATGCCCTCGTGTCGACGCACCGGAAGCGTCGCCCGCAAGCGGGCTCCTGCAAGAGGTAGTGTCAGGCGAGCGCGGACTCCAGCTCGGCCGGCGTGCCGATGGCCCGTGCATCCAGGCTCTTGTCGATGCGCTTGATGAGGCCCGAGAGCACCTTGCCCGGACCGCATTCGAGCACGCGGGTGGCACCGTTGCCGGCGAGCGCCTGCACGCATTGCGTCCAGCGCACCGGCAGGTAGAGCTGGCGCTGCAGCGCCCCGCGGATCTCCTCCACGCTGCCGTAGCTGCGGGCCTCGGCGTTCTGCACGACGGGCGTGGCCGGCAGCGACCACTCGATCGACGTCATGCGCTCGCCCAGACGATCGGCGGCCTCGCGCATCAACGCACAGTGCGAGGGCACCGACACGGCCAGCTTGACCGCCTTCTTCACGCCCAGCTCGGCAAGCCTGGCCAGCGCGCGGTCGACCGCCCCGGCATCGCCGGCGATCACCAGCTGACCCGGCGAGTTGTAGTTGGCGGGCGAGACCACCTGCCCCTGCGCGACCTCTTCGCACACCTGCGCGATCTGCGCATCGTCACCACCGAGGATCGCGGCCATCGCGCCGACGCCGGCCGGTACCGCGGCCTGCATCAGGCGGCCGCGCTCGGCCACCAGTGCGGCCGCATCGTGCAGCGACAGCGCGCCGGCGCAGACCAGTGCGCTGTATTCGCCCAGGCTGTGGCCGGACAACTGCGCCGGACGCGCGCCACCGAGCTTGTTCCATACGCGCCACACCGCCACGCTAGCGGCCAGCAGCGCAGGCTGGGTGTTTTCGGTGCGGTTGAGCCGGTCCTCCGGGCCCTGCTGGCTGAGCTGCCACAGGTCGACGCCGGCACCTTGCGAGGCTTCCTCGAAGGTCGCCTGCACTTCCGCGTGGGCGGTGGCCAGGTCGGCCAGCATGCCGACCGATTGCGAGCCCTGGCCGGGGAAGACGAAGGCAAGCGAGGCGGAGGTGTCGGTCATCGGTAGGTCCGTCAAAGGCAAAGAGGCGATGATGCCAGCAGCCGCGCGCGTACGCAGCCGTATCGGTCCCGCAAACGACGATGCCGCCCGAAGG
Proteins encoded in this window:
- the fabD gene encoding ACP S-malonyltransferase is translated as MTDTSASLAFVFPGQGSQSVGMLADLATAHAEVQATFEEASQGAGVDLWQLSQQGPEDRLNRTENTQPALLAASVAVWRVWNKLGGARPAQLSGHSLGEYSALVCAGALSLHDAAALVAERGRLMQAAVPAGVGAMAAILGGDDAQIAQVCEEVAQGQVVSPANYNSPGQLVIAGDAGAVDRALARLAELGVKKAVKLAVSVPSHCALMREAADRLGERMTSIEWSLPATPVVQNAEARSYGSVEEIRGALQRQLYLPVRWTQCVQALAGNGATRVLECGPGKVLSGLIKRIDKSLDARAIGTPAELESALA
- the fabG gene encoding 3-oxoacyl-ACP reductase FabG; this translates as MSNILQGEIALVTGASRGIGAAIADELAAMGATVIGTATSENGARAVGERLAAKGGHGRVLDVTDGAAVEALIDAIAKEHGPVSILVNNAGITRDQLLMRMKDEDWQAIIDTNLTSVYRTSKAVMRGMMKAKKGRIISIASVIGLTGNPGQANYAAAKAGIIAFSKSLAREIGSRGITVNVVAPGFIDTDMTRALPEESKQALLGQIALGRLGEANDIAKAVGFLASPAAAYITGETLHVNGGMYMP